A region of Fibrobacterota bacterium DNA encodes the following proteins:
- a CDS encoding YkgJ family cysteine cluster protein, giving the protein MRNDHDPPLPTLAFTDWLRAMDASARSGEGMAVDCGECRGCCTSSYFIPIESDEKETLAHIPKRLLFPAPGKSKGRWLIGFDEKGHCAFFKDNACSIYAHRPRVCRAYDCRVFPATGLSEDDKPAIANQAKRWRFGFPSAEDERQFEAARAAARFLRGHAADFPEAFLPSQATQLAALALRIRSVFLGKRSTSAAKIAEILALAAHGAGSG; this is encoded by the coding sequence ATGCGTAACGATCACGATCCGCCCTTGCCTACCCTCGCCTTCACGGATTGGCTGCGGGCCATGGATGCGTCCGCGCGTTCCGGCGAAGGGATGGCCGTCGATTGCGGCGAGTGCCGCGGTTGCTGCACTTCCTCGTATTTCATCCCTATCGAATCCGATGAGAAGGAAACCTTGGCGCACATCCCCAAGCGCCTGCTTTTCCCCGCGCCGGGCAAATCGAAGGGTCGCTGGCTTATCGGCTTCGATGAAAAGGGCCATTGCGCCTTCTTCAAGGACAATGCCTGTTCCATTTACGCCCATCGGCCCCGCGTTTGCCGCGCCTATGACTGCCGCGTCTTCCCGGCCACGGGCCTTTCCGAAGACGATAAGCCGGCCATAGCGAACCAGGCCAAGCGCTGGCGTTTCGGTTTTCCTTCCGCGGAAGACGAGCGGCAATTCGAAGCGGCGCGGGCGGCGGCCCGTTTCCTGCGCGGGCACGCGGCGGATTTCCCGGAAGCATTCCTGCCCTCCCAAGCAACCCAACTGGCCGCCCTCGCGCTCCGCATCCGCTCGGTATTCCTAGGCAAGCGGTCCACCAGCGCCGCGAAGATCGCCGAAATCCTCGCCTTGGCGGCGCATGGCGCAGGATCCGGTTGA
- a CDS encoding 3-deoxy-7-phosphoheptulonate synthase — protein sequence MQATENLNIREIVPLIPPGELKRMLPMDEAANATVLAGRKAVQEILSGTDKRILAIVGPCSIHDTDGALEYARRFKGLRDQVADRICLLMRVYFEKPRTTVGWKGFINDPFLDESGDISTGVREARRLLLQINGMGIPAASEFLDPIVPQYIADLVAWAAIGARTTESQTHRQMASGLSMPVGFKNGTDGNIQVAVDALISARFPHNFLGLDSEGRTAIVKTKGNPYGHIVLRGGKSKTNYDAESIAEAVAQLRKASLETRVVVDCSHGNTQKRHELQEEVWKSVVAQKAAGNAAVVGAMVESNLFGGSQKIPGDRSQLKYGVSITDECIGWETTERMILEAYQGLA from the coding sequence ATGCAAGCCACCGAGAATCTCAACATCCGGGAGATCGTTCCCCTGATCCCGCCCGGCGAACTCAAACGCATGCTGCCGATGGACGAGGCCGCCAACGCGACGGTCTTGGCCGGCCGTAAGGCGGTCCAGGAAATCCTTTCGGGGACGGACAAACGCATCCTGGCCATCGTCGGACCGTGTTCCATCCATGACACGGACGGGGCCCTGGAATACGCGCGCCGCTTCAAAGGCTTGCGCGATCAGGTCGCCGATCGGATTTGCCTGCTCATGCGCGTGTACTTCGAGAAGCCTCGCACCACGGTGGGATGGAAGGGCTTCATCAATGATCCCTTCCTGGACGAATCCGGCGACATCTCGACGGGCGTGCGCGAAGCGCGGCGTCTGCTCCTGCAAATCAACGGGATGGGCATCCCCGCCGCCAGCGAATTCCTCGATCCCATCGTACCGCAGTACATCGCCGACCTGGTCGCCTGGGCCGCCATCGGCGCGCGCACGACCGAGTCGCAAACGCACCGCCAGATGGCGAGCGGGCTTTCCATGCCGGTGGGCTTCAAGAACGGCACCGACGGCAACATCCAGGTGGCCGTGGACGCCTTGATCTCGGCGCGCTTCCCCCATAACTTCCTGGGGTTGGATTCCGAAGGGCGCACCGCCATCGTGAAGACAAAGGGAAATCCTTACGGGCATATCGTCCTGCGCGGCGGGAAGTCCAAAACCAATTACGACGCCGAAAGCATCGCCGAAGCCGTGGCCCAATTACGCAAAGCCTCCCTGGAGACCCGCGTGGTGGTGGATTGCAGCCACGGCAATACCCAGAAGCGGCATGAGCTTCAGGAAGAAGTCTGGAAAAGCGTGGTGGCCCAGAAGGCGGCGGGCAATGCCGCCGTGGTGGGAGCCATGGTCGAGAGTAATTTGTTCGGCGGAAGCCAGAAGATCCCGGGCGACCGTTCGCAATTGAAGTACGGCGTTTCGATCACCGACGAATGCATTGGTTGGGAAACCACCGAACGGATGATTCTGGAAGCCTATCAGGGACTGGCATAA